In Chrysemys picta bellii isolate R12L10 unplaced genomic scaffold, ASM1138683v2 scaf9, whole genome shotgun sequence, the sequence tgggccctttaaatagcccccagagccctgggatagcgggggacttgggggctatttaaagggccggggctccagctgcctctgctgcaccccgtccccgcaccagccccgcaccccctgctctgcccgcagccagccccgtctccagccagccctgcacctcctgcccacagccagcctctgccgcaccccctgccctgtctccaggcaacccctgccgcacccccctgcggccctgcgcaaagccagccagtcccacacacccctgtctccagccagccccgcaccccttgccctgcctgcagccagaccctacctccagtgagcccctgccctgcctccagccagccccatgtccactggtgccctgcagttcccagggcagtaaccctgcacacctgcttcaatgaggggggcagggagcagctgggacccacacatgtgcacaccactagggtgaccagacagcaagtgtcaaaaatcgggacagcgggtgggggataataggatcctataagaaaaagaccccaaaatcgggactgtccctataaaatcaggacatctggtcaccctagcacacccccagggaatggcggggacccacacacgtgaaatggagctcattaataaccgatcaacagcatatatgatgcaatgtacataatagataattttattatttatatagttatgaaaagtaaataatacatggaagaaatgaaaggcttttttttacattattttttttgttagtcatccctgctggggccccgccaaaaatgttcgaattgggccccgcccttcctaaagccggccctgctggagagaacaggaggattcagtcagcaggggctgccgatccgtcccattcaccagggctgccatcctgcggcttcagcattagtggctggggtgacttggggaaaggtctcaacctccccacatcccacttcactgctgccagaatccctcctgcccccccgctacagtcccctccctacccaacctgggtggggctggaggagaggggtctgagaacttgagctgtggattggaggtggaacagctgtcaggggcactgagggggaggtggcaggagctccccgtacaaggaggggggttgccactggaggtcactaggaaggacaacaagactccatcctgggggtcaggaggggtaatccatccctcagaggtgggcaggggctgggtggaaatgctgctggttccaggggccgttaatcccccctgattcctcggaggtgtctgagtctcagacaggttctcgttcccttgcagcaggaggacgtcacggccaatgtgatgcgccagctccgtatcatgcggcacttgcgccaggtgcccgaggtgctgcagggcctgtgcctctgaggccaccagcaactcccgctccctgctgcaggtactgctctggctctctgtaaatggggagctagtggaaggagaaatggagccccctggcactcacagaaagcggattacagaatgagcccgaagtgagaggcaccatatccgcccccctaaatagccagacttcagtggtgatacaccccagctggggtagcaacaggattgagaacgaggtaggaagttcagagcagcaaggaaagcctggaggggaacttgagaagagaggttggaaaagtgcagcaaagagaaaggtgcagacctagctgttgggtccagggccctgagctgctatcaatgtcagggtgggactgggttcccctaccggccccagaggaggcggcgtacacgcacctggagagggttcccaagcccagcaagggggctacaggctgagcaagtgccccagcgatggcagaagaacttctgtctgtggaaagatccctttggacttttagtgtgaggcaagctgggccccagaagggtggactaaaggtggtgacctggccggagttaccagggagaaactgccgtggtgctggagcgaccatggatgggggacgctagcccagcaagAGGGCTgtgacgctgctcccaatgctacactcagtttctcagaaatgagtagactttatgggcagaagagacagttagagcatctaatctaaccccctgcatatcacaggcctttctgcaccatatggggcaggcagagctctgcctgggcgcagggggaatgggatgggggtagatcaaggaaagcggggaggggaatgggtgagagggaaagagctcctgtcccagatgaaggaatttgggggcagaggaaaggaccctgctccacagagaggggagagagtttctgtgagtgccagggggctccatttccccttccactagctccccatttacagagagccagagcagtacctgcagcagagagcgggagttgccggtggcctcagaggcacaggccctgcagcgcctcggtcacctggcgcaagtgccgcatgatacggagctggcgcatcacattggccgtgacgtcctcctgctgcaagggaacgagaacctgtctgagactcagacgcctccgaggaatcaggggggattaacggcccctggaaccagcagcatttccacccagcccctgcccacctctgagggatggattccccctcctgacccccaggatggagtcttgttgtccttcctagggacctccagtggcaacccccctccttgtacagggagctcctgccacctccccctcagtgcccctgacagctgttccacctccaatccacagctcaagttctcagacccctctcctccagccccacccaggttgggtagggaggggactggagcgggggggcaagagggattctggcagcagtgaagtgggatgtggggaggttgagacctttccccaagtcaccccagccactaatgctgaagccgcaggatggcagccctggtgaatgggacggatcggcagcccctgctgactagggttaccatacgtcacgtttttcccggacatgtcctgcttttcggcaatcaaacccccgtctggggggaattgccgaaaagccaaacatgtccggcaaaatgccggccaggcacttcccctcccgcagctgctctgctccgctccttccctctcagactttaagagccgagctgcccgagccagcgctaccggcttcgggcagcccccccgcctccggaccccgagcaacgggccaggcacttcccttcccgggctccagctgagctgctccgctcctcccctctcagactttaaggctctagctgcgctggggaagcgccggccgggggcgcagggtctgggggctgcccggcaaaccgtgaagccggtagcgctggggcagccctttccccatggctgggagtgggagggagcggagttagggcggggaaggagcggagttggggcggggctaggggtgaggaaatgggcggggccagggcccgtggagggtcctctttttttatttattagacatggcaaccctactgctgactgaatcctcctgttctctccagaacgggtccagccttgccagcagcaggacaagcgtcccctgcccatgtgcctcagccctgcctggtcagacgccatcacccatcagtccttggcctcccaggctgccagtgatgggagcaactctgggtggtggctcgggtgacacagacaccagaccactaggaattgggtgcggccctgtgggacaggagagtctcgcagggggcacttgggggactctcctgcccttcccaagagcgatagcaccctgtcctaagaacgtaagtctgggatgaggcaaagctggtcattaattagcctggctaaagagctgggtggagctgctccgcggacaagctggctcgctcctgctcatggaggtgaattcatctcccttcccaggagcacctgctctccctttcattcgacaccaggctccttgtgccaggccagcgaatggccacaggatgggaatgaggcctgggccccgccccaatctcctgagtctaatgcagctgctcaccttgtcccccatcagctgctgggtttcccccaggagggagtaggtgacagggagagagacacacacacacacatttgtccttctggttgcagggcttgtgtccttccaatcccattggtggctgcacagtgggcagagtcctcgctgcgtgcccggcccaacagaattgcagggcatggtgtggaacacagaaagagatagagagactcatcctccagccggcgtcagtctgagagaaattggctggggtcccagtctcagtcttctagcgggtgccatttcccagctgggttccttacccctctggtgcagcagcagctggtagagccggtaaaccccctccctggcctgccagctgatgtccttggctgggtcactgacggaaagagccagctgtgccatgtggtgacccatcctggggaattccgctgagttctaatggacgggagagggagaggggactccatcagcattttcatgtcagctcccagtccccccccgggccaggactctccttcccctcagcccctctgcaggagatgctagagccagacccttaatttcctctgcccccaaggaagcctggagcacagggctgtgggcagggccctccatgagaacttgcttccccagctgctccaggatgacagggagccatgaacctggagcacagtccccttaaaagcccagagtcaccacttaactaggacaagaagaacttgactcaagccaggctcactctctgctctgactctgcctccccaagaggaacactcctaacccacagcccctgcagcagcagatcctacagcccgtcggagccagcccacctacccctggagtcaggaagctggggtcagaggtcacttacgtcaaactcagggagggtgatggtggatctgagcagggccgtgctgctcttaacggccctggctctctctcgcggcaccctggacacgatccagtagttaatgtgctgtggggaaaggaggcattgcactgactgccctgaccaaggacgcccactgggggcccggctaggaggactgactggaaaatggatctaagagtgaaggtaaaattgcccccacccctctcatcgggctcacctccaagatgtactggagcctgtcggtgtctggggactctgccagcaggttccccagcatggcgtccaggaggtctggcaagaccctaggcagatcctgaaagcaagggagagccatgggtcagagttagggaaactggggctacatctgccacaggatgggaagtggggtctctgggaagcactggtgagaccccaaacacatatcctggcctctctcattcacatcccactgcaggcaattagcaaggattcatggcaggatgacagctggctcttcaatccatgactttagcatgatctacctgcacttgggtggtgtccttctccatgcccagggtgaagacggcgtgcagggcagctcggaggaggtgggtctccagctctggctccagggcaggcgtcatggtgctggcaagagagaggagccgatattagactgtgcagtgcggggatgggactggcaccaacacgcaggtgaaactgcagcaaaataggcacaggctggcaagaatggaaacagaggcaccgagccagggaatgacaaggccaaggtttctcagaaagacagtggcagggcaggaatagcacctgttccctggaccctgctgcccctcctgtatctgatcctgggagtgagcctctccccaaagccgttgcaatgttactggagtgaaaagaacagcccagccaggagagagtgacccttccccgcacctctgccagaggagccacccttgggcggtgacctgggagtgggaggggcagtgactcccagccctgggcctgagcagcactggggttaggggaaccgggtcggagggtctcggtacctgaggttgcccacagcaatcagggagttagcgaggacggcgccgggtggagagttatcaggcagctcctcaatgagctcctgtgagacccaaaggagacaaaggagcgtgtgagattcgggcctcactgacacttcccagtgaggagattacacagccagggccccacacagccagcaggatcccccccacctgcctcccgctcctccgattcctgcccaatagtgaccactctccgaatttctcccgtctcttcgccccgaccatttctggtttctgcagactagatgttttagcaaagtttagaattccttggtgctcaacaccgtgaaactcccctttctccttcacaaagggttttaacgccccttatctcacccaggctctcgactgcccaaagttggagaattgtccctgttcccactgcagagcaccccccacgacacacacacacacagagtcctcctggtggtgggaggggaacagaggaaaggacagaagacgtaagagatgaagagaaaggagggagggatggaggaaaaggtaaaacaaaaaggacaaaccctaatgtccccagtgattctaagggacaaaatcccaggtggggaataaaattcgaccaccttaagctagtgttttccaggcctagaattcagctggcgccagatgcatcagactgaacaggttccaaacctctcggaggctcttaccttctaaacagggacgtctgttttctagtaaaatcaggaaaaagaaaagagaaaactcaaaagaggttcctcctggcgctcatgtacgtgaacctaaatactctctcagtcctcaaagagagacctcgagaaggagacttgctgaagcaaagctacaggggtctctgaggtttccctggccctgcgcccctgtcctgcctggctgatgtcagcatctctctgtgaggtcaccacctccccagcacctttgaccaataggcggaggtcctgcaaaaggcctttgtgatgtcactgccacacccactcctcccctgcagtgctaatgtcctgccacagggcagacactttggaggtttgagctacacaaagaagagacacttagatctcaaaaattagatgagatgtttcagtctgagctaagtagttgctgctcttaacaattgcaacataataaaatacaaataaaatagactatttcagccattctattatgtcataatctgatctgagtaaacatgataggacacctcatcttatgcactgctcctagtgacactctccaatagatccccatcctccacccgccagGAGGTAGGTAgaggcggattgttatccctacttgaaagagggagaagctaaggctgagaaaggagaattgacttgtcttaggtcacacagccagtccgtggcagagttaggaataggacccaagagccctgattttcaaactaaccatcggatcttgaatttcagacattgaatgacctgaataaagcgctctcaagtgagttccagaccagcaagagttcatagtaattattcagcaagtattttaggagaactggaatggtagagaaaataatgaactgcagagaagcagcaaaatttgtcgaacatatgactggttatgactatttacttggtcttaaaagaaaacaacagggacctgagtctcctccctgtcaataaccccctgctcagccaatcagggtagagaccgaggggcgggaggatgagggttctcaccagagagttaaaggatggcccaggtcaccgctggggatcactgtctgagcactatttcagccccacatttttcggtggacctcccacaatgggagttgtagagcaccccccacgacacacacacccccctcctggtggtgggaggggaagagggaaaggacaaaagaagtaagagatgaagagaaaggagggagggatggaggaaaaggtaaaagaaaaaggacaaaccttaatgtccccagagagtctaagggacaaaatcccaggtggggaataaaatttggccaccttaagctagtgttttccatgcctaaaattcagctggcgccagatgcagcagactgaacaggttccaaacctctcggaggctcttaccttctcaacagggacgtcagttttctagtgaaatcaggaaaaagaaaggagaaaactcaaaagaggttcctcctggtgctcacatacatgaacccaaatactctctcagacctcaaagagagatctcgagaaggagacttgctgaagcaaagctacaggggtctctgaggtttccctggccctgcgcccctgtcctgcctggctgatgtcagcatccctctgtgaggtcaccacctcccctgcacctttggccaataggcggaggtcctgcaaaaggcctttgtgatgtcactgccacacccacccctcccctgcagtgctaatgtcctgccacagggcagacactttggaggtttgagctactccctgtggatcttttttcagagtaacagccgtgttagtctgtaccacactcagtgttcattctaggaactaagccggctagacagtaaaacatcacgagttgctcccaatgctacactcggtttctcagaaatgagtagactttatggccagaagagacagttagagcatctaatctaaccccctgcatatcacaggcctcctgtctaccacaatagctacttttggggcaaacacattccggaaaggcatctagtctttattaatgacatcaagagatggagaatccaccactttccttggtagcttcttcctgtgttcaatcatccttggtgttgaatatttgtgacttatttgtcataggaatttgtctcttttcaccttccagccattgggtcttgttctgcctttctctgctcgattaaagagccctttaatacccaatattttctctccattaaggcatttcaacacttcagtgaagtcccctttcaatcttcttttgataagctaaacaggttgagctctttcaatagctcactagaaggcatttttctccagccctcagaacatttggtggctctttgctgccccagctccaatttctaggaccatctttttcaaaggaggacaccaagactggaggcagtattccaatagcagtctcactgctgctgtgtcacctccctatcctactcacggctctgctcctacgtctaatgatggctttagccctgttcaccacagcatcacactgggagctcatgttgagtggcttctccactctggcccctaaatccttttcagactcacggctttcctggatccacgtccccattctggaggtgtggccggggtgccttgtggctacgtataggaccttgcattgggctctgctcaaacttgttttctttgaatgggtccagctggccgaatgagccagatcgctctgtatcactgccctctccccatcaggaattaccactctgcctgtattttgtcaccccccaatcttatccgcagtgattttatggttttctcccaagtcattgataacaattattttaaaaaattagtccttgagagcttcttcagacccttagtacccaggacctgctccccacatcacagtgagaaatgctgtccagccctgctggtacataggggataaacacagaacaaacgtacctttaggagctgtgctgtccataggctctgaacaacatgtgggggtcatcagattacaaacgcacgacagacctgtagtgtagacaggtcccaactgtgtctcgctttcccaccctgtaaaatggggagaagaaacaaaaccttgattagctccatttgatagctggggaaaccgaggcacccagcggtgcagagactcgctcatggtcccaaagccaggaatagaaaacagcagatctgatagccaggcctgggacctaaccctggttttcctggccttgctgctctaaatttagtcacagcctccatgtcttttcccccgtgtcccttaaccccacgtcactgcagaagagagattttctggtagccagctggctctcctgcatgtggatgtcgttccaaaagacatgctctggctcagtcccatgctatggttggctgaaggaaccacttggtcacattctaggccctgagttatacaggaggggtgactagatgcacataatggtcctttctgacctgaacctctatcaatcgctacattttctgctgctaggaagagaactctggacctattttctctcattcactttcagtcggaataatttcaatccaggccaaaggatttcctcttccattgtgtc encodes:
- the LOC135977661 gene encoding maestro heat-like repeat-containing protein family member 1 encodes the protein MTPALEPELETHLLRAALHAVFTLGMEKDTTQVQDLPRVLPDLLDAMLGNLLAESPDTDRLQYILEHINYWIVSRVPRERARAVKSSTALLRSTITLPEFDNSAEFPRMGHHMAQLALSVSDPAKDISWQAREGVYRLYQLLLHQRGKEPSWEMAPARRLRLGPQPISLRLTPAGG